A region from the Lolium perenne isolate Kyuss_39 chromosome 4, Kyuss_2.0, whole genome shotgun sequence genome encodes:
- the LOC127295457 gene encoding uncharacterized protein translates to MVCPLMVKLGSCPISLLIANRGFLIIITTPPSLVDILSNLFLAPFCVVFMLSACAVFSKTCIEFSVSSANDVSEQLEVRKKAVVIRLAEEFRLKNDPRCHSLHESNSLIPTEHHKCFETVQRR, encoded by the exons ATG GTTTGCCCACTAATGGTCAAGCTAGGCAGCTGTCCTATAAGCCTTCTGATTGCCAATAGAGGTTTCTTAATTATAATAACTACACCGCCAAG TTTGGTTGATATTCTGTCAAATCTATTCCTTGCACCGTTCTGTGTGGTCTTTATGCTGTCAGCATGTGCCGTCTTCTCAAAGACATGCATTGAATTCTCTGTTTCATCTGCCAATGATGTTTCTGAACAGCTAGAG GTCAGAAAGAAGGCAGTTGTGATTAGGTTGGCTGAAGAGTTTAGGTTGAAGAATGACCCTCGCTGCCACTCTCTACATGAGTCGAATTCCTTAATACCTACCGAGCATCACAAAT GTTTTGAAACTGTTCAACGACGATAG